In a single window of the Campylobacter hyointestinalis subsp. lawsonii genome:
- the recA gene encoding recombinase RecA → MDENKKKSLDLALKQIDKAFGKGTILRLGDREIEPIDSISTSSIGLDIALGIGGIPKGRIIEIYGPESSGKTTLTLHIIAECQKAGGICAFVDAEHALDVKYAGNLGVDTENLYISQPDFGEQALDIVETLARSGAVDLIVVDSVAALTPKSEIEGDMGDQHVGLQARLMSQALRKLTGVVHKMGTTVIFINQIRMKIGAMGYGTPETTTGGNALKFYASVRLDVRKVATLKQSDEPIGNRVKVKVVKNKVAPPFKQAEFDIMFGEGISKEGEIIDYGVKLDIIDKSGAWFSYDNSKLGQGRENSKAFLKENKAVAEAIIEKIRANMNDGIMSSTDIDEENLGEE, encoded by the coding sequence ATGGATGAAAATAAGAAAAAAAGCTTAGATTTAGCTTTAAAGCAGATTGATAAAGCTTTTGGAAAAGGCACTATTTTAAGGTTAGGAGATAGAGAAATTGAGCCTATTGATAGCATTAGTACAAGCTCAATTGGACTTGATATAGCCCTTGGAATCGGTGGCATTCCAAAAGGTAGAATCATCGAAATTTACGGCCCTGAAAGCTCAGGCAAGACAACTCTTACTTTGCACATCATAGCAGAATGCCAAAAAGCCGGCGGAATTTGTGCGTTTGTAGATGCAGAACACGCACTAGACGTAAAATATGCAGGAAATTTAGGCGTTGATACTGAAAATTTATATATATCACAACCAGATTTTGGCGAACAAGCTCTTGATATCGTAGAAACTCTAGCTAGAAGTGGTGCGGTTGATTTAATAGTCGTAGATAGTGTCGCAGCGCTCACTCCAAAAAGCGAGATAGAAGGCGATATGGGCGATCAGCACGTCGGACTTCAAGCAAGACTTATGAGCCAAGCTCTTAGAAAATTAACCGGCGTAGTACATAAAATGGGAACTACGGTTATATTTATCAACCAAATTCGTATGAAAATCGGCGCCATGGGATATGGTACTCCTGAGACTACGACTGGCGGAAACGCACTTAAATTTTACGCTTCAGTTCGCCTTGATGTACGTAAGGTTGCCACTTTAAAACAGAGCGACGAGCCTATAGGAAACCGCGTAAAAGTAAAAGTAGTAAAAAATAAAGTCGCGCCTCCATTTAAACAAGCTGAGTTTGATATAATGTTTGGCGAGGGTATAAGCAAAGAAGGCGAGATAATAGACTATGGCGTAAAACTTGATATTATCGATAAAAGCGGTGCTTGGTTTAGCTATGATAACAGCAAGCTAGGACAAGGAAGAGAAAACTCAAAAGCATTTTTAAAAGAAAACAAAGCAGTAGCAGAAGCAATTATAGAAAAAATACGTGCAAATATGAATGACGGAATTATGAGTAGCACAGATATAGATGAAGAGAATTTAGGAGAAGAATAA
- the eno gene encoding phosphopyruvate hydratase, whose protein sequence is MPTIKSVKAIEVLDSRGNPTLKVKVKLCDGSVGDAIVPSGASTGKKEALELRDGDKSKFGGKGVSKAVNNVNTLIAEEISGMDALNQKAIDDAMLGLDGTDNYSNLGANAVLGVSMAVARAAANSLNLPLYRYLGGANACTLPVPMFNIINGGAHANNSVDFQEFMVMPFGFSSFSDALRAVAEIYQTLKKILNDLGHSTAVGDEGGFAPNLKDNEEPIKIIMEAIVKAGYKAGEQIKIALDVASSELYEDGVYKLEGKALTSKELIDRYEELCNKYPIFSIEDGLSEDDWEGWKLLTDRLGSKVQLVGDDLFVTNEKILKDGIQKGIANAVLIKPNQIGSVSQTMQTVRLAQRNGYRCIMSHRSGESEDSFIADFAVALNTGEIKTGATSRSERNAKYNRLLEIELETSEYLGDKI, encoded by the coding sequence ATGCCTACAATAAAAAGTGTAAAAGCGATAGAAGTTTTAGATAGTAGAGGAAATCCAACATTAAAAGTAAAAGTAAAATTATGTGATGGTAGCGTTGGTGATGCTATCGTGCCAAGTGGCGCAAGTACCGGTAAAAAAGAGGCCTTAGAGCTAAGAGACGGCGATAAAAGCAAATTTGGCGGAAAAGGCGTTTCAAAAGCTGTAAATAACGTAAATACGTTAATAGCAGAAGAAATAAGCGGTATGGATGCACTCAACCAAAAAGCTATAGACGATGCTATGCTAGGACTTGATGGCACAGACAACTACTCAAATTTAGGTGCAAACGCAGTTCTTGGCGTATCGATGGCAGTAGCTCGTGCAGCTGCAAATAGTCTAAATTTACCACTTTATAGATACCTTGGTGGCGCAAATGCCTGCACGTTGCCCGTTCCTATGTTTAACATAATAAACGGCGGAGCTCACGCAAACAACAGCGTAGATTTTCAAGAATTTATGGTAATGCCTTTTGGTTTTTCAAGCTTTAGCGATGCTTTGCGTGCTGTAGCTGAAATATACCAAACACTTAAAAAGATCCTAAACGACTTAGGGCATAGCACGGCCGTTGGCGATGAGGGCGGATTTGCTCCAAATTTAAAAGACAATGAAGAGCCTATAAAAATCATTATGGAAGCTATAGTAAAAGCCGGATACAAGGCTGGAGAGCAGATAAAAATCGCTCTTGACGTAGCTAGTAGCGAACTATATGAAGATGGTGTTTATAAACTTGAAGGTAAAGCGCTAACAAGCAAAGAACTAATAGATAGATATGAAGAACTTTGCAACAAATATCCGATATTTTCTATCGAAGACGGACTTAGCGAAGATGATTGGGAGGGCTGGAAACTGCTAACAGATAGACTTGGTAGCAAAGTTCAGCTCGTCGGAGATGATCTATTTGTAACAAATGAGAAGATCTTAAAAGATGGAATTCAAAAAGGCATAGCAAATGCAGTGCTTATAAAACCAAATCAAATAGGCTCAGTAAGTCAAACAATGCAAACAGTGCGTCTAGCTCAAAGAAATGGTTATCGTTGCATTATGAGCCACAGAAGTGGTGAGAGTGAAGATAGCTTTATAGCCGACTTTGCAGTAGCATTAAACACAGGCGAGATAAAAACAGGAGCTACAAGCAGAAGCGAGAGAAACGCAAAATACAATCGTTTGCTTGAGATCGAGCTTGAAACTAGTGAGTATTTGGGGGATAAAATTTGA
- a CDS encoding AMIN domain-containing protein, whose protein sequence is MKRFLILLVFASIFYGRENPFLPSDINETDMVASNVIESAPPFETKIIKFPSDARELSHAVFYYKSIDGNIKQKIIDINGSFDWHDEFVLRNQANPNKSATKILDVSVTSKPDIKKENVNIGLNTTKAPKIEPPLKNVNFSKLVKFDIYNSKINIFTKDEKIRDFIIDQPNKIVIDFKKPKTRLNTKTLKVDIGAVKKITFGSHEEFYRVVIWLDGNYYYGIRQSDGGYTLILK, encoded by the coding sequence ATGAAACGATTTTTAATTTTATTAGTTTTTGCATCTATTTTTTACGGACGTGAAAATCCATTTTTGCCGAGCGATATCAATGAGACTGATATGGTCGCATCAAACGTCATTGAGAGTGCTCCACCATTTGAAACAAAGATAATCAAATTTCCAAGCGATGCTAGAGAGCTAAGTCATGCGGTTTTTTATTATAAAAGTATAGACGGCAACATAAAACAAAAGATCATAGATATAAATGGAAGTTTTGATTGGCACGATGAGTTCGTGCTAAGAAATCAAGCAAATCCAAACAAAAGCGCCACAAAGATCTTAGACGTATCAGTAACCAGCAAACCAGATATCAAAAAAGAAAATGTAAATATAGGTCTAAATACCACAAAAGCACCTAAAATAGAGCCCCCGCTTAAAAACGTAAATTTTTCAAAACTTGTTAAATTTGATATTTATAACTCAAAGATAAATATCTTTACCAAAGATGAGAAGATCCGTGATTTTATCATCGATCAGCCAAACAAGATCGTCATAGACTTTAAAAAACCAAAAACAAGACTAAATACTAAAACGTTAAAGGTAGATATTGGGGCAGTAAAAAAGATAACTTTTGGATCGCACGAAGAGTTTTATAGAGTAGTTATATGGCTAGATGGAAACTACTATTATGGTATCAGACAAAGCGATGGTGGCTATACTCTTATCCTTAAATAA
- a CDS encoding phospholipase A translates to MMLKISVLILSLCLIAYANSADELYKKASEFEKNGDMKNALFFYKQAAKVALDIKDISKEFKTDKKQDHSMNFAHTDEPITDFFGLETFHTNYILPETYTKNIPDDGRKKFETKFQISVKKPLVRDILGLDETLYFGYTQRSWWQTSKDSSPFRENNYEPELFVNFPTDILTIPNLKNFQLGVLHNSNGKDGEQSRSWNRVYLRGNFVYDGFSIAPRLWWRIPEHDDDNPDIKDYAGNGDVSMFYKFNKHIFSLKLTNNLHLDKTNRGSAELGWIFPLFYAGFYGYVQYFNGYAENLADYDKHTNKIGIGFVFFK, encoded by the coding sequence ATGATGCTAAAGATATCTGTTTTGATTTTGAGTTTATGCTTGATAGCTTATGCAAACTCGGCTGATGAGTTATATAAAAAAGCTAGTGAATTTGAAAAAAACGGAGATATGAAAAATGCACTTTTCTTCTATAAACAAGCAGCGAAAGTCGCTTTAGATATAAAAGATATAAGCAAAGAATTTAAAACTGATAAAAAGCAAGATCATAGTATGAATTTTGCTCATACAGATGAGCCAATAACCGATTTTTTCGGTCTTGAAACCTTTCATACAAATTATATTTTACCAGAAACTTATACGAAAAATATACCAGATGACGGACGCAAGAAATTTGAGACTAAATTTCAAATAAGTGTTAAAAAACCTCTTGTTAGAGATATTTTAGGTTTAGATGAAACGCTGTATTTTGGCTATACTCAGCGTTCGTGGTGGCAAACTTCAAAAGATTCATCTCCATTTAGAGAGAATAATTATGAGCCTGAACTCTTTGTAAATTTTCCTACAGATATTTTAACAATTCCGAATTTAAAGAATTTCCAGCTTGGAGTTTTGCATAATTCAAATGGCAAAGACGGCGAGCAGTCGCGTTCTTGGAATAGAGTTTATTTAAGGGGAAATTTTGTTTATGATGGTTTTAGCATAGCTCCGCGTCTTTGGTGGAGAATCCCAGAACACGATGATGACAATCCAGACATTAAGGATTACGCAGGAAATGGCGATGTGAGTATGTTTTATAAATTTAACAAGCACATATTTAGTCTAAAGCTTACAAACAACCTTCATCTTGATAAAACAAATAGAGGATCTGCCGAGCTTGGATGGATATTTCCACTATTTTATGCGGGATTTTATGGATATGTTCAGTATTTTAACGGCTATGCAGAGAATTTAGCAGACTATGATAAACATACAAATAAAATAGGCATAGGATTTGTGTTTTTTAAATAA
- a CDS encoding NTP transferase domain-containing protein, with translation MKNALILAGGKSSRMGSDKTLLAYKDYPSITHFLFERLSKIFEDVKISAKNDKFEPKLPVLIDDFGDFSVLKVIANLDKNYDEPVFIIAADTPFVKLETIKELYLNLKNNDMSLPRDGEFVHGLCGFYNPKVSLVAQSLLKNGMQKVSLLRDLCPTIITEFKDKKQFLNLNTRADYELVR, from the coding sequence TTGAAAAACGCACTGATTTTAGCTGGAGGAAAAAGCAGCAGAATGGGAAGCGATAAAACGCTTCTTGCTTACAAAGATTATCCTAGCATTACGCACTTTTTATTTGAGCGTTTAAGCAAGATTTTTGAAGATGTTAAAATCAGCGCAAAAAATGATAAATTTGAGCCTAAACTTCCTGTTTTGATCGATGATTTTGGTGATTTTTCTGTCTTAAAAGTTATAGCAAATTTAGATAAAAACTATGACGAGCCTGTTTTTATTATAGCTGCAGATACGCCGTTTGTAAAACTTGAAACGATAAAAGAGCTGTATTTAAATTTAAAAAATAACGATATGTCTCTTCCAAGAGACGGCGAGTTTGTGCATGGGCTTTGCGGATTTTATAATCCTAAAGTGAGCCTAGTAGCGCAATCTTTGTTAAAAAATGGTATGCAAAAAGTCTCACTTTTAAGAGATCTTTGTCCTACTATTATCACTGAATTTAAAGATAAAAAGCAGTTTTTAAATTTAAACACTCGGGCTGATTATGAGCTTGTAAGATGA
- the leuC gene encoding 3-isopropylmalate dehydratase large subunit, with protein sequence MKQTITEKIFSEHVGDAVYAGQIVESKIDMVIGNDITTPISIKAFRESGAKKLANPDGFAIVMDHYIPAKDIASANQAKISRDFAYEHNLKNFFDEKDMGIEHALMPEKGLVVPGDVIIGADSHTCTHGALGAFSTGMGSTDLAYAMITGKNWFKVPATIKVEFVGKPAKHIYGKDLILEVIRQIGVDGALYKALEFCGDAMKYLDMDSRFSLCNMAIEAGGKSGIIAVDDITKEFLASKNLRSKPKFYYSDEDANYEKVLRIDVSKLDPVIAYPFLPSNGKSINEALKDDLKIDQVFIGSCTNGRLSDLRIAAGILKGKRVAKHTRLIITPATQKIALAAQKEGLMDIFVEAGAVVSNPTCGACLGGYMGILGAGERCVSTTNRNFVGRMGDKTSEVYLANSAVAAASAIAGKIADPRAL encoded by the coding sequence ATGAAACAAACTATTACTGAAAAAATTTTTAGTGAGCATGTTGGAGACGCTGTTTATGCGGGGCAAATAGTAGAAAGCAAGATTGATATGGTTATAGGAAACGACATCACTACGCCGATCTCTATCAAGGCTTTTAGGGAGAGTGGAGCAAAAAAACTAGCAAATCCAGATGGTTTTGCTATAGTAATGGATCATTATATCCCAGCTAAAGATATAGCAAGCGCAAATCAGGCAAAAATCAGTCGTGATTTTGCTTATGAACATAATCTAAAGAATTTTTTTGATGAAAAAGATATGGGCATCGAACACGCTTTGATGCCAGAAAAAGGTCTTGTAGTGCCAGGAGATGTTATCATAGGAGCAGATTCTCACACCTGTACGCATGGTGCTCTTGGAGCGTTTAGCACGGGAATGGGAAGCACGGATTTGGCTTATGCTATGATAACTGGTAAAAACTGGTTTAAGGTGCCTGCAACCATAAAAGTTGAGTTCGTGGGAAAACCTGCGAAGCACATTTATGGCAAGGATTTAATACTTGAAGTTATACGTCAAATCGGCGTTGATGGAGCTTTATACAAAGCTTTAGAGTTTTGTGGGGACGCTATGAAATATCTTGATATGGATAGCCGTTTTAGTTTATGTAATATGGCTATAGAAGCAGGCGGAAAAAGCGGTATAATCGCAGTAGATGATATAACAAAAGAATTTTTAGCTAGTAAAAATTTACGTTCAAAACCAAAGTTTTACTATAGCGATGAGGATGCAAACTATGAAAAAGTTTTACGCATAGATGTGAGTAAGCTTGATCCGGTTATTGCATATCCGTTTTTACCAAGCAATGGAAAAAGCATAAATGAGGCTTTAAAAGACGACCTAAAAATAGATCAAGTGTTTATAGGAAGCTGTACGAATGGACGTCTTAGCGATCTTAGGATAGCTGCTGGAATTTTAAAAGGAAAAAGAGTAGCTAAGCACACTAGGCTTATCATTACTCCAGCTACGCAAAAGATCGCACTTGCAGCGCAAAAAGAAGGGCTTATGGATATCTTTGTAGAAGCAGGAGCTGTAGTCAGCAATCCTACGTGTGGAGCTTGTCTTGGCGGATATATGGGGATTTTAGGAGCAGGGGAAAGATGCGTAAGCACTACAAATAGAAACTTTGTAGGCAGAATGGGCGACAAGACTAGCGAAGTGTATCTTGCAAACTCTGCAGTCGCGGCAGCTTCTGCTATAGCCGGGAAAATCGCAGATCCAAGAGCGCTATAA
- a CDS encoding NFACT RNA binding domain-containing protein: protein MKYKILTQISEFLTKFKKITNIKRVDDLALQITFDGNYSLIFDLNKSSSSIYKTDEKIAVKEYKAPFDITLKKRLNSAKIDSIKTLKNNRILKIQASLSGSYKKVNSVLYLEFTGRFTNIILTDENGIILEALRHMQNDKRVIKPGKKLIMLEPFDIKESGCEQITDFDEYFQNEFLKLKTKRLENLKSAKLANLDKKISNLKANLDKLESKEFLEAKSKELNKNASLIISNLYLLQGFQRELNLIDEDGNNINLKLNDTPKNSANAMFKESKKLKQKAANIEIERSNLNEKIDFLLKLKNAINLANTSSELLIISPKKSLSKNSAKFSDIVRDFYVGEFKISVGKNEKGNAFLLKNAKKDDFWFHLKDIKSAHVILKTNKQNLSEDIINFAAKLCINFSTNERGSYSVDYTKRQNVKVVNEAFVNYVNYKTVVIKI from the coding sequence ATGAAGTATAAAATTTTAACTCAGATATCAGAATTTTTAACCAAATTTAAAAAAATAACTAACATAAAAAGAGTTGATGATTTGGCTTTGCAAATTACATTTGATGGGAATTATTCTTTAATTTTTGATCTAAATAAAAGTAGCTCTAGCATCTATAAAACAGATGAAAAAATCGCCGTAAAAGAGTATAAAGCGCCTTTTGATATCACGCTTAAAAAACGCCTAAACTCAGCCAAGATAGATAGCATAAAAACGCTAAAAAACAACAGGATACTGAAAATACAAGCAAGTCTTAGTGGCTCATATAAGAAGGTAAATTCAGTTTTGTATCTAGAATTTACCGGACGATTTACAAATATCATTTTAACAGATGAAAACGGCATCATCTTAGAAGCCTTAAGGCATATGCAAAACGATAAAAGAGTCATAAAACCGGGCAAAAAATTAATCATGCTTGAGCCATTTGACATAAAAGAGAGCGGTTGTGAGCAGATCACTGACTTTGACGAATATTTTCAAAACGAATTCTTAAAACTCAAAACGAAAAGATTAGAAAATTTAAAATCTGCGAAGTTGGCGAACTTAGATAAAAAAATATCAAATTTAAAAGCTAACTTAGATAAGCTTGAAAGCAAGGAATTTTTAGAAGCAAAAAGTAAAGAGCTAAATAAAAATGCTAGCCTTATAATCTCAAATTTATATCTTTTACAAGGATTTCAAAGAGAGTTAAATTTGATTGACGAAGATGGCAACAATATAAATTTAAAGCTAAACGATACTCCAAAAAATAGTGCAAATGCTATGTTTAAAGAGAGTAAAAAGCTAAAACAAAAAGCAGCAAACATAGAGATAGAACGCTCAAATTTAAATGAAAAAATAGACTTTTTGCTCAAACTAAAAAATGCCATAAACCTAGCAAATACCAGCAGCGAACTACTCATCATATCGCCTAAAAAATCGCTAAGTAAAAATAGTGCCAAATTTAGCGACATAGTTCGTGATTTTTACGTAGGCGAGTTTAAGATCAGTGTGGGAAAAAATGAAAAAGGTAATGCGTTTTTGCTTAAAAATGCAAAAAAAGATGATTTTTGGTTTCATCTAAAAGATATCAAAAGCGCTCACGTCATCTTAAAGACAAATAAACAAAATTTGAGTGAAGATATCATAAATTTTGCTGCGAAACTTTGTATAAATTTTAGCACAAATGAACGCGGAAGCTACAGCGTCGATTATACAAAAAGGCAAAACGTCAAGGTCGTAAATGAAGCCTTTGTAAATTACGTAAATTACAAAACGGTAGTAATTAAAATTTAA
- a CDS encoding MoaD/ThiS family protein, translated as MVKVEFLGPINTDALELDVANLRQLKEILNKNENLKEWLKLCAVALNDEIVTNLDTTLKNGDKICILPPVCGG; from the coding sequence ATGGTAAAAGTCGAGTTTTTAGGGCCGATAAATACGGACGCTTTAGAGTTAGATGTAGCAAATTTAAGGCAGTTAAAAGAGATCTTAAATAAAAATGAGAATCTCAAAGAGTGGCTAAAACTCTGTGCTGTTGCACTAAATGACGAGATTGTTACCAATCTTGATACTACTTTAAAAAATGGTGATAAAATTTGTATATTACCGCCAGTTTGTGGGGGCTAA
- a CDS encoding molybdopterin synthase catalytic subunit, whose amino-acid sequence MELYSGELNVTEITNRWFMQNKDKNYGAIITFVGVVRDEDGIDGLSFDIYEPLLKKWFDAWQEKAKEKNATIFMAHSKGDVPNHASSFIAGVLSPKRKVALSLINDFVEDFKANAPIWKYDLKNAKRIYAKDRSQAINGAGILS is encoded by the coding sequence ATGGAACTATATAGCGGCGAACTAAACGTCACTGAGATAACAAACCGCTGGTTTATGCAAAATAAAGATAAAAATTATGGTGCTATCATAACCTTTGTAGGCGTTGTGCGAGATGAAGACGGCATAGATGGCCTTAGTTTTGACATCTATGAACCGCTACTTAAAAAATGGTTTGATGCGTGGCAAGAAAAGGCAAAAGAAAAAAATGCCACTATATTTATGGCACATTCAAAAGGCGACGTGCCAAATCACGCCTCAAGCTTCATAGCAGGTGTGCTAAGCCCAAAAAGAAAAGTAGCGCTAAGTCTTATAAATGACTTTGTAGAAGATTTTAAAGCAAATGCTCCAATCTGGAAATATGATCTAAAAAATGCCAAAAGAATCTATGCCAAAGATAGAAGTCAAGCGATAAATGGGGCTGGGATTTTAAGCTAA
- the upp gene encoding uracil phosphoribosyltransferase codes for MQNIKLISHPLIEHKLTILRDINTDPFQFRMLVDEITYLMLFEASRDFLLKDTEVTTPVATTKSKKLAEKIMICPVLRAALGMLDGVFKLLPDASVGFLGFQRDEKTLKAEFYYAKLPKDHAERTAIIIDPMFATGGTAIDAVKFLKSKGVEKIKFISILAAPKGLDRFSEVYPDVEVYTAAIDKGLNEKGYIVPGLGDAGDRVFNTL; via the coding sequence ATGCAAAACATAAAGCTGATCTCTCATCCGCTCATTGAGCATAAACTCACTATTTTAAGAGATATAAATACAGACCCATTTCAGTTTAGAATGCTTGTTGATGAGATAACTTATCTTATGCTTTTTGAAGCCAGCAGAGACTTTTTGCTAAAAGACACAGAGGTTACGACGCCAGTTGCCACTACAAAATCGAAAAAATTAGCCGAGAAGATTATGATATGTCCTGTTCTAAGAGCAGCTCTTGGTATGCTTGATGGCGTATTTAAACTACTTCCTGATGCAAGTGTCGGATTTTTAGGTTTTCAAAGAGATGAAAAAACTCTTAAAGCAGAGTTTTACTATGCAAAACTTCCAAAAGATCACGCCGAACGTACTGCGATCATCATAGATCCGATGTTTGCTACTGGCGGGACTGCTATAGATGCAGTCAAGTTTTTAAAGTCTAAGGGTGTAGAAAAGATCAAATTTATCTCTATTTTAGCAGCACCCAAAGGGCTTGATAGATTTAGCGAAGTTTATCCGGACGTAGAAGTTTATACTGCAGCTATCGATAAAGGCTTAAATGAAAAAGGCTATATAGTTCCTGGACTTGGCGATGCTGGAGATAGAGTTTTTAACACGTTGTAA
- a CDS encoding MqnA/MqnD/SBP family protein translates to MLFGKIDYLNLLPFHVFLKSYPLQSYIKKSIEFKKGVPSKLCKDLEFRRVDAAVISSIESRKSKYKTLDFGICSKKDVKSVLIRKNSDKALDPASMTSNMLCKVLGLKGEVIIGDRALKAYLDEGENAFYDMGRIWHEKRNLPFVFGRFSYIKNKNSYEKLIKKFLKTKVKIPKYIVDQYSKSRNVKSKDILWYLGFISYKMDKKEKKSLKIFLNLAREFKFDPK, encoded by the coding sequence ATGTTATTTGGCAAGATCGATTATCTAAATTTGCTTCCGTTTCACGTCTTTTTAAAATCATATCCTTTACAAAGCTATATAAAAAAAAGTATTGAATTTAAAAAAGGCGTTCCTAGTAAATTGTGTAAAGATCTTGAGTTTAGGCGCGTTGATGCGGCTGTTATCTCAAGCATAGAAAGTAGGAAAAGCAAGTATAAGACGCTTGATTTTGGAATTTGTTCTAAAAAAGATGTAAAATCTGTTCTTATCAGAAAAAATAGCGATAAGGCTTTGGATCCAGCTTCCATGACTTCAAATATGCTTTGTAAAGTTTTAGGTTTAAAAGGAGAAGTCATCATAGGCGATAGAGCTTTGAAAGCCTACCTTGATGAGGGGGAAAATGCGTTTTATGATATGGGTAGAATTTGGCACGAAAAAAGAAATCTTCCGTTTGTTTTTGGAAGGTTTTCATATATTAAAAATAAAAATAGCTATGAAAAACTTATTAAAAAATTCTTAAAGACTAAAGTTAAAATACCAAAATACATAGTGGATCAATACTCTAAAAGTAGAAATGTAAAATCAAAAGATATCCTATGGTATCTCGGCTTTATAAGCTATAAAATGGATAAAAAAGAGAAAAAATCTCTAAAAATTTTTCTAAATTTGGCTAGAGAATTTAAATTTGATCCTAAGTAA
- the gdhA gene encoding NADP-specific glutamate dehydrogenase, which produces MGVHDYINQTLENIKKSSPGQTTFLQAATEILRSLEPLLSKEDKYLKHRIIDRIVMPERTTMFRVTYMNDKNEPCSHFGYRVEFNSALGPYKGGLRFHPSVCLDIIKFLGFEQIFKNSLTGLNMGGGKGGANFDPKGKSDGEIMRFCQAFMNELYKLIGDVKDVPAGDIGVGGREIGYMFGQYKKLTNRFDGALTGKGLDWGGSLVRVEATGYGSVYFAQEMLKKQNSSLEGKKCSISGAGNVAIYTAQKLYQLGALPVTVSDSTGFIYDSEGIDVELLKRIKEVERKGLSEYAAAKPSAKFTPVSEYKAGRNGIWSVPCDAAFPSATQNELNLEDIKTIYNNGCRLVCEGANMPSTLEAIDFMLSKKDFLFGPAKAANAGGVATSGLEMAQNASMQKWTFDEVDSRLHNIMTNIFHESYDTSVEFGDAGNLVLGANIAGFRKVADAMIDQGYV; this is translated from the coding sequence ATGGGAGTACATGATTACATAAATCAAACGCTTGAAAATATCAAAAAGTCAAGTCCAGGTCAAACAACATTTTTACAAGCCGCAACAGAGATATTGCGTAGTTTAGAGCCTTTGCTAAGCAAAGAAGATAAGTATCTAAAGCATCGCATAATTGATCGTATTGTAATGCCAGAGCGTACTACGATGTTTAGAGTAACTTATATGAACGATAAAAACGAACCTTGCTCACATTTTGGATATCGCGTAGAGTTTAATTCTGCTCTTGGCCCATATAAAGGTGGTTTGAGATTTCACCCATCAGTATGCCTTGATATCATTAAATTTTTAGGCTTTGAGCAAATCTTTAAAAACTCACTTACAGGTCTTAATATGGGCGGCGGTAAAGGTGGCGCAAATTTTGACCCTAAAGGCAAAAGCGATGGCGAGATTATGAGATTTTGTCAAGCTTTCATGAATGAGCTTTATAAGCTAATAGGCGACGTAAAAGATGTCCCAGCTGGTGATATCGGCGTTGGTGGTCGTGAGATCGGATATATGTTTGGTCAATATAAAAAACTAACAAACCGCTTTGATGGTGCTTTGACTGGTAAAGGTCTAGACTGGGGTGGTAGCTTAGTAAGGGTAGAAGCTACTGGTTATGGCTCAGTATATTTTGCTCAAGAGATGCTTAAAAAACAAAATAGTAGCTTAGAGGGCAAAAAATGCTCAATAAGTGGTGCTGGAAATGTGGCTATATATACAGCTCAAAAGCTATATCAGCTTGGCGCACTTCCTGTGACAGTAAGTGACTCAACTGGCTTTATCTATGATAGCGAAGGCATAGATGTAGAGCTACTAAAACGCATTAAAGAGGTTGAAAGAAAAGGTCTTAGCGAGTATGCTGCAGCTAAACCTAGTGCGAAATTTACTCCTGTTAGCGAGTATAAAGCTGGAAGAAACGGAATTTGGAGCGTTCCATGTGATGCTGCTTTCCCTAGTGCTACACAAAATGAGCTAAATTTGGAAGATATCAAAACTATTTATAATAATGGTTGTCGCTTGGTTTGTGAGGGTGCAAATATGCCTAGCACACTTGAGGCTATTGACTTTATGCTTAGCAAAAAAGATTTCTTATTTGGCCCAGCAAAAGCCGCAAATGCTGGTGGTGTGGCAACTAGTGGCCTAGAAATGGCACAAAACGCAAGTATGCAAAAATGGACTTTTGATGAAGTAGATAGCAGACTTCATAATATAATGACAAATATTTTTCATGAGAGTTACGATACTTCAGTGGAGTTTGGCGATGCTGGAAATCTTGTTCTTGGAGCAAATATCGCAGGATTTAGAAAAGTCGCTGATGCGATGATCGATCAAGGATATGTATAA